A genomic window from Dehalobacter sp. 12DCB1 includes:
- a CDS encoding UvrD-helicase domain-containing protein: protein MTDQTKWTNEQRETITAKDCSLLVAAAAGAGKTAVLVERIIQKITDSHDPVDIDRLLVVTFTNAAAAEMRERIAEALAAVLESNPGSSNMQKQLTLLSKASITTIHSFCLEVIRSNFQAINIDPSFRIADETETMLMKIEVLNDLFDEMYEENAENQDFLELLECYVGNRDDQALQDMVLNLHTFIQSSPWPEKWLAEMTERFAMPEGTDFSQTCWGKVLLKSIGLEIEGLIQNMQAAVALLQPGTGLDKYRPVFEEEYCFLQHIRELCLEERNARWDDLAQTVRDYLFQRLPVAGKDADKAVQEQVKEIRDQVKKKIGKLKERSLAADSEEIRTDLQILQPLMQCLGRLVVEFERRYALKKNGKSLVDFNDLEHFCLEILTVQDETGAYVPSEAAKRYQERFAEILVDEYQDSNLVQEILLQMISRTGSARPNVFMVGDVKQSIYRFRQAKPELFLEKYHSYSPEQGASHRKICLYKNFRSRREVVDAVNYIFRQIMSVQVGELDYNDNEALNPGAVFAENDQEHLTVGGAVEFHLIQTGDLERLDQENGFSDSSGQEEQELTEFADASNGLSDETEQIDPGLLDAIQCEARFTVRRIQELFHPDEQGRRTAVYDKERKAYRELRCSDIVILLRTTRNWSEVFTEELTAAGIPAFADTGTGFFKSSEVQVILSLLQIIDNPLQDIPLLAVLRSPLAAFSSDELAGLRLTRRHVPIYEALKQLVEEMAEGDTPEPESGEPDNELGSSKPEIKSQSQSTDGESEIEKIKNEIETSAKEALKKKAAMFLSNLHRWRDTAQYLSADKLLWQLYTETGYYGIVGAMPGGVQRQANLRILFERARQYEGTSFKGLFNFINFIDKLKSNQGDFGSAKILGENDNVVRIMSIHKSKGLEFPVVILAGCGKKFNFQDLNRSILFHQELGLGPDVADPRLRIAYPSVPKYAIREQIRMETLSEEMRILYVALTRAREKLIISGAVSNARKALNKWCKAAAGDPEKLPAHEVYKGEKYLDWIGPALIKHRGCCIASLSGRLGYHTCATEGALGNGQLDDPSEWQIRVWTKNELLGRPAVQEQEEETFIRWLAGLRQETEDHGDTEDYGDTENYGDTEVNNAKNGSSDNHANNYNDYIDNNDSDGLHGRNVKKEIARRLGWEYPFTASTRTPPKVSVTELKRRLEAELTEEPELGLATGSALLPQLIKKPLFLEEKKGLSAAEAGTILHFVMQHLDVQRNDIPNQIQEMVKKELLTEQQAESVDPKKVMFFLESTLGCRMKASGSVNREVRFNIEIPCREIFSDMAADACGQEVVLLQGIIDCYFEEEDGIVLVDYKTDHIPEGGSRIILERYRQQILYYARALEMLTGRKVKEKYFYLFDCGEILQS from the coding sequence ATGACTGATCAGACGAAATGGACGAATGAACAAAGGGAAACAATTACGGCCAAGGACTGCAGCCTGCTGGTTGCAGCGGCTGCCGGGGCCGGCAAGACGGCCGTGCTTGTGGAGCGTATCATTCAAAAGATTACAGACAGCCATGATCCTGTGGACATTGACCGGTTGCTCGTGGTGACGTTTACCAATGCAGCTGCGGCAGAAATGAGGGAAAGAATTGCCGAAGCACTCGCTGCAGTACTGGAAAGCAACCCGGGGTCTTCCAATATGCAAAAACAGCTGACGCTGTTAAGCAAAGCCAGCATTACAACCATTCACTCATTTTGTCTTGAGGTCATCCGCAGTAACTTCCAGGCCATTAATATTGATCCGTCTTTCCGGATCGCCGATGAGACGGAAACGATGCTGATGAAAATAGAAGTGCTCAATGACTTGTTTGATGAAATGTATGAAGAGAATGCCGAGAATCAGGATTTTCTTGAACTATTAGAGTGTTATGTCGGCAACAGGGACGATCAGGCCTTACAGGACATGGTGCTGAATCTGCATACGTTTATACAAAGCAGTCCCTGGCCGGAAAAATGGCTTGCGGAGATGACCGAACGTTTTGCTATGCCCGAAGGTACGGATTTCAGCCAGACCTGCTGGGGAAAAGTCTTGCTTAAAAGTATTGGACTCGAAATTGAGGGACTGATACAGAATATGCAGGCCGCTGTTGCCCTTCTGCAGCCTGGTACAGGACTGGATAAATACCGTCCTGTCTTCGAGGAAGAATACTGCTTTCTGCAGCATATCCGGGAGCTTTGTCTGGAAGAACGTAATGCCAGGTGGGATGACCTTGCCCAAACAGTCCGGGACTACCTGTTTCAAAGACTGCCGGTAGCCGGCAAAGATGCGGATAAAGCTGTTCAGGAGCAGGTCAAAGAAATCCGGGATCAGGTCAAAAAGAAAATCGGCAAATTGAAAGAAAGGTCGCTGGCAGCGGATTCGGAAGAAATCAGAACCGATTTGCAGATCCTTCAGCCGCTGATGCAGTGTCTGGGCAGACTGGTTGTTGAATTTGAACGCAGATATGCGCTAAAAAAGAATGGCAAGTCTCTGGTGGATTTTAATGATCTGGAACATTTTTGCCTCGAAATTTTGACTGTACAGGATGAAACGGGAGCGTATGTACCATCTGAAGCAGCCAAACGCTATCAGGAACGCTTCGCGGAAATTCTGGTTGATGAGTACCAGGACAGCAATCTGGTCCAGGAGATTTTGCTTCAGATGATTTCCCGCACAGGATCAGCCAGGCCGAATGTCTTTATGGTCGGAGATGTCAAACAGAGTATTTACAGATTCAGACAGGCTAAACCGGAACTGTTTCTGGAGAAGTATCACAGTTACTCTCCGGAACAAGGTGCCAGCCATCGAAAAATTTGCTTGTATAAGAATTTCCGCAGCCGCCGGGAAGTGGTTGATGCTGTTAACTACATTTTCAGGCAGATCATGTCCGTACAAGTCGGGGAACTGGACTACAATGACAACGAGGCTTTGAATCCGGGAGCTGTCTTTGCTGAAAATGACCAGGAACATTTGACTGTCGGCGGGGCGGTAGAATTTCATCTTATTCAAACAGGTGATCTGGAACGGCTGGATCAGGAAAACGGATTTTCTGACAGTTCAGGTCAGGAAGAACAGGAATTGACGGAGTTTGCGGACGCCTCAAATGGCCTCTCTGATGAAACGGAACAGATTGACCCGGGTCTGCTGGATGCGATCCAATGTGAAGCCCGCTTTACGGTCAGAAGGATACAGGAACTGTTTCATCCGGACGAACAAGGCAGGAGGACGGCCGTCTATGATAAGGAACGTAAAGCGTACCGGGAGCTGCGCTGCAGCGACATTGTCATTCTTCTCCGGACCACCCGGAATTGGTCCGAGGTATTCACGGAGGAACTGACGGCGGCCGGTATCCCTGCCTTTGCTGATACCGGCACAGGATTTTTCAAGTCATCCGAGGTACAGGTGATCCTGTCACTGCTTCAGATCATTGATAATCCGTTGCAGGATATTCCATTATTGGCCGTTCTGAGATCGCCGCTGGCCGCTTTCTCATCCGATGAGCTCGCCGGACTGCGGCTTACCAGACGGCATGTGCCGATCTATGAGGCACTCAAACAGTTGGTGGAAGAGATGGCAGAAGGGGATACCCCTGAACCGGAGAGCGGAGAGCCTGATAACGAATTAGGGAGCAGTAAGCCGGAAATCAAATCTCAGAGCCAATCCACGGACGGAGAATCTGAGATTGAAAAAATAAAGAACGAAATAGAGACGTCGGCCAAAGAAGCGCTGAAAAAGAAAGCAGCAATGTTCCTGAGCAACCTTCACAGATGGCGGGACACCGCTCAATATCTGTCTGCCGACAAGCTGCTTTGGCAGCTTTATACCGAGACCGGCTATTATGGGATTGTCGGAGCGATGCCTGGGGGCGTGCAGCGTCAGGCCAATCTCCGGATTCTATTTGAACGGGCCAGACAATATGAGGGAACAAGCTTTAAAGGGCTGTTCAATTTTATTAATTTCATTGACAAGCTAAAAAGCAACCAGGGTGACTTTGGCAGTGCTAAAATCCTTGGTGAAAATGATAATGTCGTTCGGATCATGAGTATTCATAAAAGCAAAGGGCTGGAATTCCCGGTCGTCATTCTGGCCGGATGCGGCAAGAAATTTAATTTTCAGGATTTGAACAGGAGCATTTTATTTCACCAGGAGCTTGGACTCGGTCCTGACGTTGCGGATCCGAGGCTCAGGATAGCGTATCCGTCTGTTCCTAAATATGCAATTCGGGAACAAATCAGGATGGAGACCTTGTCGGAAGAAATGCGGATTCTCTATGTGGCCTTGACCAGAGCCAGGGAAAAGCTGATTATCTCCGGAGCGGTTTCCAATGCCAGGAAGGCGTTGAACAAATGGTGCAAAGCTGCTGCAGGTGATCCGGAAAAGCTGCCTGCACATGAAGTGTATAAAGGAGAGAAATATCTGGACTGGATCGGACCGGCACTCATAAAGCACCGGGGCTGCTGCATTGCCAGTCTGAGCGGCCGGCTTGGGTATCATACCTGTGCGACGGAGGGAGCATTGGGAAACGGTCAGCTTGACGACCCGTCCGAATGGCAGATCCGCGTATGGACAAAAAATGAGCTTCTTGGCAGACCAGCTGTTCAGGAACAGGAAGAAGAAACATTCATCCGATGGCTGGCCGGTTTGCGTCAGGAGACCGAAGATCACGGTGATACCGAGGATTACGGTGATACCGAGAATTACGGTGATACTGAAGTTAATAATGCTAAAAACGGTAGCAGCGATAATCATGCTAATAATTATAACGATTATATCGATAATAACGACAGTGATGGGCTTCACGGCAGAAATGTAAAGAAAGAGATTGCGCGAAGGCTTGGTTGGGAGTATCCCTTCACTGCCAGTACCCGGACACCGCCCAAAGTCTCTGTCACCGAACTGAAAAGACGGCTGGAAGCAGAGCTTACGGAAGAACCGGAGCTGGGGCTGGCAACCGGATCAGCTCTCCTGCCACAGCTGATCAAAAAGCCGTTGTTTCTCGAAGAAAAGAAAGGGTTGAGTGCGGCAGAAGCCGGAACGATCCTGCATTTTGTCATGCAGCACCTGGATGTTCAGCGCAATGACATTCCGAATCAGATTCAAGAAATGGTCAAAAAAGAACTGCTCACAGAGCAGCAGGCTGAAAGCGTTGATCCGAAAAAGGTAATGTTTTTCCTAGAGTCAACGCTCGGATGCAGAATGAAGGCCTCAGGCAGTGTAAACCGTGAAGTCCGCTTTAATATAGAAATACCCTGCCGGGAAATATTCTCTGACATGGCGGCAGATGCCTGCGGGCAGGAAGTCGTCTTGCTGCAGGGCATTATTGACTGTTATTTTGAGGAAGAAGACGGGATTGTTCTGGTTGACTATAAGACGGACCACATTCCGGAAGGCGGGTCCCGCATTATTCTGGAAAGGTACCGCCAGCAGATTCTCTATTATGCCAGGGCGCTGGAAATGCTGACAGGGAGAAAAGTCAAAGAAAAGTATTTTTATCTTTTTGACTGTGGCGAGATCTTGCAGTCTTGA
- a CDS encoding PD-(D/E)XK nuclease family protein has product MSLRFIYGRSGSGKSTYCLNEIKERVNNGADHPLVLLVPEQYTLQAERDLINVLKTGGILKTEVLSFRRLAFRVFNEAGGITYPHIHPAGKSMLIYRVLMQIKEELKVYTRSAERKGFISSLSGLITELKRYNVTPEDLQNAIAVMADQPLKDKLTELNAVYSGFEELIRQRYRDSDDDLTLTAAKLESTTIFDGAEIWIDGFAGFTPQEYKVITMLLLKVSRVNICLCTDSLAEEGLLETDVFSEVKGVYRKFKKICQEAGLEIEPPVQAAGFPLPRFRCSAELSHLERYCDVYPHRVYTEATRDIFLHASVNIYAEIEAAAADIVRLCRDRGLRYRDIAVVTGNLDGYRSFLETVFAEYEIPYFLDRKTEITDQPLVRMMLAMLDIFSDNWSYETVFAYLKTGLSGLDRERIDHIENYVLACGIRGSRWTKNEDWTMHPGLLPEENQRPQDVEKAEAELKEINQTRREIAAPLLQFRAKTKNRKKASEICEALYDFLGGIGVPARLERIMEEFRRQGMLNLANEYGQVWNILMNVLDQTVETMGEEPLSLESFTDTLKIGFAEYQIGLIPASLDQVLIGSIERFRSHEIKALFILGVNDGVFPATAQTEGILADADRAALNTVGIELANDTRTQAFQAQYLIYRSLTTASAYLRLSWPIADQEGRSLRPSMVIYRLRKLFPKITENSTLIPMLSGFAAGKENAETENIGTENTETKNTEVVNAGTENTWLESAELEQLTGKSPSFKQMVAAFRRKAEGLEINGWWQDVYRWYNGLEEWKPRCEALQTAFSARNIAEPVSSEKITALYGASAHASASRLEKYASCQFAFYLQYGLEAKERKIYQFSPPDVGTFMHAVLERFSLEAAQQQISWREMERPWCREKVSEIVDEMLRKMQGSGLTASQRYTSLALRLKRVITRAVWMIAEHLKRSGFEPLGYELGFGEREKFPPIVIELDSGRKVSLSGRIDRVDALEAEEGTYLRIVDYKSGSKDFKLADVYYGLQIQLFTYLDALWQNSGLETEKPVLPGGILYFRIDDPIVRADGRLTEEEIELDIMKQLKMKGLLLADVKLIKEMDRTIDGTSLIIPARINKGDLLGKSSAATLEQFEILRKYVRNLLKDLCEEMMSGSVSITPYKKKRTTSCTYCHYAAVCQFDPARKENSFRLLADRGDEEIWNDIMKAEQNHD; this is encoded by the coding sequence ATGAGTCTTAGGTTTATTTACGGACGGTCCGGCAGCGGCAAGTCCACCTATTGCCTGAATGAAATAAAGGAACGTGTCAACAACGGAGCGGATCATCCTTTGGTGCTGCTTGTGCCGGAACAGTATACGCTGCAGGCGGAGAGAGACCTGATTAACGTGCTGAAGACCGGAGGGATTCTAAAGACGGAAGTATTAAGTTTCCGCCGCCTGGCATTCAGGGTATTTAACGAGGCGGGCGGAATCACGTACCCGCATATCCACCCAGCAGGCAAGAGCATGTTGATCTATCGTGTCCTCATGCAGATCAAAGAAGAACTGAAGGTCTATACGAGATCAGCCGAGCGCAAAGGGTTTATCAGTTCGCTTTCAGGGCTGATCACGGAGCTGAAACGGTATAATGTTACGCCGGAAGATCTGCAGAACGCCATTGCCGTTATGGCGGACCAACCGCTCAAGGATAAACTGACTGAACTGAATGCCGTCTATTCCGGGTTCGAGGAACTGATCCGGCAAAGATACCGGGACAGTGACGATGATCTTACCCTGACGGCAGCCAAGCTGGAATCCACCACCATTTTTGACGGCGCGGAAATCTGGATTGACGGTTTTGCCGGATTTACACCGCAGGAATATAAAGTCATCACTATGCTGCTGCTTAAGGTGAGCAGGGTAAATATCTGCCTGTGTACGGATTCCCTGGCTGAAGAAGGTCTGTTGGAAACCGATGTGTTCTCTGAGGTCAAGGGGGTGTACCGCAAGTTCAAGAAAATCTGCCAGGAGGCGGGTTTGGAGATCGAGCCCCCGGTTCAGGCAGCGGGATTTCCGTTGCCCAGGTTCCGCTGCAGTGCAGAGTTGTCCCACCTTGAACGCTACTGTGATGTGTATCCGCATCGGGTATATACCGAAGCAACCAGGGATATCTTCCTGCATGCTTCGGTGAATATTTATGCGGAGATTGAAGCTGCAGCGGCAGACATAGTCAGGCTTTGCCGGGATCGTGGGCTCAGGTACAGAGATATTGCCGTAGTCACCGGAAACCTGGACGGCTACCGGAGTTTTCTGGAGACTGTTTTTGCTGAATATGAGATCCCGTATTTTTTGGACAGAAAGACCGAGATCACGGATCAGCCGCTGGTTAGGATGATGCTGGCGATGCTCGATATTTTTAGTGACAACTGGTCTTACGAAACGGTATTTGCTTATCTGAAAACCGGTTTATCCGGTCTAGATAGGGAACGTATCGACCACATCGAAAATTATGTGCTGGCCTGTGGGATCCGCGGTAGCCGCTGGACGAAAAATGAAGACTGGACGATGCATCCGGGTTTGCTGCCGGAAGAGAATCAGCGGCCCCAAGATGTGGAGAAGGCCGAAGCAGAGCTGAAGGAAATCAATCAGACCAGACGTGAAATTGCAGCTCCGCTTCTTCAATTTCGCGCCAAAACCAAAAACAGAAAAAAGGCTTCGGAAATCTGCGAAGCCTTGTATGATTTTCTTGGCGGGATAGGCGTCCCGGCCAGATTGGAAAGGATCATGGAAGAATTCAGGCGGCAGGGTATGCTAAATCTGGCCAATGAATACGGTCAGGTCTGGAATATCCTGATGAACGTCCTGGATCAGACCGTGGAGACTATGGGCGAGGAGCCTTTGAGTTTGGAAAGCTTTACGGACACCCTGAAAATCGGCTTTGCCGAATATCAGATTGGGTTGATACCGGCTTCGCTGGATCAAGTTTTGATCGGCAGCATCGAGAGGTTTCGAAGCCATGAGATCAAAGCACTTTTCATTTTAGGGGTCAATGACGGGGTGTTCCCTGCCACTGCTCAGACGGAAGGTATCCTGGCCGATGCGGACCGTGCCGCGCTGAATACGGTGGGGATCGAACTGGCTAATGATACCCGCACGCAGGCCTTTCAGGCCCAGTATCTGATTTACCGGTCTTTAACGACCGCATCTGCTTATCTTCGCCTGAGCTGGCCGATCGCCGACCAGGAGGGCCGAAGCTTACGGCCTTCGATGGTGATCTACAGGTTAAGGAAGCTGTTTCCGAAAATTACGGAAAACAGCACGCTGATTCCAATGCTATCCGGGTTTGCTGCTGGTAAAGAAAATGCTGAGACGGAGAATATAGGGACGGAGAATACAGAGACGAAGAATACAGAAGTAGTGAATGCCGGCACAGAAAATACCTGGCTAGAAAGTGCTGAACTAGAACAGCTGACCGGAAAATCCCCTTCTTTTAAACAAATGGTTGCAGCTTTCCGCCGCAAGGCAGAAGGGCTGGAAATCAACGGCTGGTGGCAGGATGTCTATCGCTGGTACAATGGGCTGGAAGAATGGAAACCGCGCTGTGAGGCGCTTCAGACTGCATTTTCAGCCAGAAATATTGCCGAGCCGGTCAGTTCTGAAAAAATAACGGCGCTGTATGGCGCATCGGCTCATGCCAGTGCATCGAGGCTCGAGAAATATGCGTCCTGTCAGTTCGCATTTTATCTTCAATATGGACTTGAAGCCAAAGAGAGAAAGATTTATCAGTTCAGTCCGCCGGATGTCGGGACGTTTATGCATGCCGTTCTCGAAAGATTTTCGCTGGAGGCGGCCCAGCAGCAAATCTCTTGGCGAGAGATGGAAAGACCGTGGTGCCGGGAGAAAGTCTCGGAGATTGTGGATGAAATGCTTCGAAAAATGCAAGGGTCCGGCCTCACGGCCTCCCAACGGTATACTTCACTTGCCTTGAGACTGAAAAGGGTCATCACGCGTGCGGTCTGGATGATTGCAGAGCACCTCAAGCGCAGCGGCTTTGAGCCGTTGGGTTATGAGCTTGGATTTGGCGAGCGGGAAAAGTTCCCGCCGATTGTGATTGAACTTGATTCAGGCCGAAAGGTATCTTTAAGCGGAAGGATTGACAGGGTCGATGCGCTGGAAGCTGAAGAAGGGACCTACCTCAGAATCGTGGATTATAAATCCGGGAGCAAAGATTTCAAACTGGCCGACGTTTATTATGGACTGCAGATCCAGTTGTTCACGTATCTCGATGCCCTCTGGCAGAACAGCGGGCTGGAGACAGAAAAACCAGTCCTGCCGGGAGGAATCCTGTATTTCCGGATCGATGATCCTATCGTCAGAGCTGACGGCAGGCTTACGGAGGAAGAGATCGAGCTGGACATTATGAAACAACTGAAAATGAAGGGCTTGCTGCTCGCGGATGTCAAATTGATCAAGGAAATGGACCGGACCATCGACGGCACTTCACTGATCATTCCGGCCAGGATCAATAAGGGGGACCTTCTGGGCAAATCATCGGCAGCTACCCTGGAGCAATTTGAAATCCTCAGAAAATATGTCCGGAACCTTCTGAAAGACTTATGTGAGGAAATGATGAGCGGCAGCGTTTCGATCACGCCGTACAAGAAAAAGCGGACAACCTCGTGCACCTACTGCCACTACGCTGCAGTCTGCCAATTTGATCCGGCCAGAAAGGAAAACAGCTTCCGGTTGCTGGCTGACCGTGGGGATGAGGAAATCTGGAACGATATCATGAAGGCGGAACAAAATCATGACTGA
- a CDS encoding YaiI/YqxD family protein has translation MKILVDADACPVKEIIVSCAKQFELPVIMIIDTSHELKDDYSMVITVDQDRDSVDFALMKRLAREDIVVTQDYGLAALVLGKGARAINQNGLIYTDSNIERLLFERHVGQKVRRGGGRTTHVKKRTKEDNERFRTAFIRLIEETKDRTFE, from the coding sequence ATGAAAATATTGGTTGACGCCGACGCCTGTCCGGTGAAAGAGATCATTGTGAGCTGCGCGAAACAATTTGAACTTCCGGTCATCATGATCATCGATACTTCCCATGAACTGAAGGATGACTACAGTATGGTGATCACCGTGGACCAGGATCGGGACAGTGTAGATTTCGCGCTGATGAAGCGGTTGGCCAGGGAAGATATTGTTGTCACGCAGGATTATGGACTGGCGGCGCTTGTTCTGGGGAAAGGCGCCAGGGCCATTAATCAAAATGGCCTTATTTATACGGACAGCAATATTGAACGGCTCCTTTTCGAACGTCACGTCGGACAAAAGGTACGGCGTGGGGGAGGAAGAACTACCCATGTCAAGAAAAGAACCAAAGAAGACAATGAACGGTTCAGGACGGCCTTTATTAGGCTGATCGAAGAAACCAAAGACCGTACGTTTGAATAA
- the recQ gene encoding DNA helicase RecQ, whose product MITKAKEALLKYFGYRDFRGGQEQVIASLLQRQDTLAIMPTGAGKSIAYQIPAVLFEGVTLVISPLISLMKDQVDSLRQTGIPATFINSSISPKETWSRIDRMQRGEYKLVYLAPERLESEEFLARLKGLPIHFVAVDEAHCVSQWGHDFRPSYLRISKFLQSLPARPLVGAFTATATEEVRQDIIRLLGLKKPNCFITGFDRPNLKFSVLRGENKKVFVQDHLRNNRNDSGIIYAATRKDVDRLYKLLKGQGFSVGCYHAGLPDQERKRNQEKFIYDEIAVMVATNAFGMGIDKSNVRFVIHYNMPKNIESYYQEAGRAGRDGEPAECFLLFGPQDVQIQKMMIEETIFQEQRVANEYKKLQAMVDYCHTSRCLRQTILEYFGETESPNKCRNCSNCDDDRKKVDVTLDAQKILSCVYRMKERFGSALVAEVLKGSQNKKVLQFGLDRLSTHGIMKDTPLQEIKDRISFLAAEGYLVVAGGQYPVMKLAPKAAAVLKSEERVYQIQVQREEVSLTAAEQIFERLRALRKQIAQQEGLPPYMIFPDSTLREMAQSCPQDRNTLIRVNGVGERKLQKYGDLFLEEIKEALQGHENIG is encoded by the coding sequence ATGATTACCAAAGCAAAAGAAGCCCTGCTCAAATATTTCGGTTACCGGGATTTTAGAGGAGGACAGGAACAAGTCATTGCAAGCCTGCTTCAGAGGCAGGATACGTTAGCCATTATGCCCACAGGGGCAGGCAAGTCGATTGCGTATCAGATTCCGGCGGTTCTGTTTGAAGGGGTTACGCTGGTTATTTCCCCTTTGATCTCTCTAATGAAAGATCAAGTGGACAGCCTCAGGCAAACCGGGATTCCGGCTACGTTTATCAACAGCTCTATTTCTCCGAAAGAGACCTGGTCGCGCATTGACAGGATGCAGCGGGGAGAGTATAAACTGGTCTATCTGGCACCGGAGCGTCTGGAATCGGAAGAGTTCCTTGCCAGGTTGAAGGGACTGCCAATCCATTTTGTGGCTGTAGACGAAGCGCATTGTGTTTCCCAGTGGGGCCATGACTTTCGCCCAAGCTATTTGCGGATCAGCAAGTTTTTGCAATCCCTGCCCGCAAGGCCGTTGGTCGGAGCTTTCACAGCTACGGCCACAGAGGAAGTCAGGCAGGATATCATCCGCTTGCTGGGCCTCAAGAAACCGAATTGCTTTATTACGGGATTTGATAGGCCGAACCTGAAGTTTTCCGTTCTGCGCGGTGAAAATAAGAAGGTTTTTGTTCAGGATCATCTGAGAAATAACCGCAATGATTCGGGAATTATCTATGCCGCGACGCGTAAAGATGTCGATAGACTCTATAAATTGTTGAAAGGACAGGGATTCTCAGTCGGCTGTTACCATGCCGGTTTGCCCGATCAGGAGCGAAAGCGCAATCAGGAAAAGTTTATCTATGACGAGATTGCTGTGATGGTGGCGACAAACGCTTTCGGTATGGGAATCGATAAATCCAATGTCCGGTTTGTGATTCATTACAACATGCCCAAGAACATCGAATCCTATTATCAGGAAGCCGGCAGGGCGGGTCGTGACGGTGAGCCGGCAGAATGTTTTCTGCTTTTTGGCCCCCAGGATGTGCAGATTCAAAAAATGATGATTGAAGAAACCATATTTCAGGAACAGCGTGTGGCCAATGAGTATAAAAAACTGCAGGCCATGGTCGATTACTGCCATACATCGAGATGTTTAAGGCAGACCATCCTGGAGTATTTCGGAGAAACAGAAAGTCCCAATAAATGCCGGAACTGCAGCAACTGTGACGATGACCGGAAAAAGGTTGATGTAACTCTGGATGCCCAAAAAATTCTGTCCTGTGTTTACCGGATGAAGGAACGTTTTGGTTCGGCGTTGGTAGCCGAGGTACTCAAAGGCTCCCAGAACAAAAAAGTTCTGCAGTTTGGGCTAGACAGACTATCTACCCATGGGATCATGAAGGACACACCGCTGCAGGAGATTAAGGACAGGATCAGTTTCCTGGCAGCCGAAGGTTATCTCGTGGTTGCAGGCGGCCAGTATCCGGTAATGAAGCTTGCGCCGAAAGCGGCGGCTGTGCTTAAGAGTGAGGAAAGAGTGTATCAGATTCAGGTGCAACGGGAAGAAGTATCGCTCACCGCCGCTGAACAAATATTTGAAAGACTGCGGGCCTTGCGCAAACAGATTGCCCAGCAGGAGGGATTGCCTCCGTACATGATTTTTCCGGACAGCACGCTCAGGGAAATGGCTCAAAGCTGTCCGCAGGACAGGAATACCCTGATCCGGGTAAATGGCGTTGGCGAAAGGAAACTGCAGAAATACGGGGATTTATTTTTAGAGGAGATCAAGGAGGCCCTGCAAGGACATGAAAATATTGGTTGA